TTTGCATGTGGAAACGAACTTCTTAACACTTTTCCAACTAACATATTTGGGAAGCAATAATCAGTTAAATATTTTAGCGAGCCGGTTACCTTATCATGGCCATCGGGACGGATTCTCCATTTACTTTTATACTCGTTTTTATTTAACTCCTTCATCCCTTATTCCTCCCTTAGGATGGTTCCTAATTTTTCTGTAAGAATGTTTGCTGTAACCTTCTTCCGGTACGACTCTGTTACAAAGGCATCCGAATATGACTGAAATTCTTCTAAAATTGTTTTGTATATGATTTCGCTCGTTATTTGTGATCTACTACCAGTTAATAGCTGTTCAAGTTTTTGAAGTCTGATAGGAAAATGTGCTCCTCCGCCGACAGCCATGCGAATAAATGAAATTTCATTATGAGCGCACTTGCTCCAACAACAACTAACCGTCACTAAAGAAGCTGTAAAGGCTTCTCTTCTTCCAACCTTGCGATAAAAGCTTTTTGTTTTATTAGCTTGAAGAGGAATTAAAATTTCAAGAAGCAAATGAGGATATGATTCTTTTTCTTTTAACCAGGTTGCTACATCAATCATATATATTTGGTCTTTAAGCGCTATTTTCACTTTCGCATCTAACACAAGAAGAGTTTGGAATGCTGTCACCAATTCCACTTGCTACATTTCCTCCTATTGTTGCACGATTCCGAACAGCAGGTGCAGCAATGTTTCTACAAGCTTCAGTTAATAATGGACAGTGTTCTATTATATCAGGATGCTTAATACACTCTGCAATCGTGGTAAGTGCACCGATTGCTAAAATATTCTCGTCATTTATTTTTTCAAATCTAACTTTTTTTAATTGTTCAATACAGGAAAGATTAATTAGTCTTGAAGGAAGGGGAACACCTGATTCCCACTGAATTTGATGAAGCGTCCCACCAGCTACGTACTCACCTTCAAAAAGTACTTTCATTTTTATAGCATCTTCAACTGATATTGGGTGTTCAACGACAATTTCTGATTTCAATGGAGTTGAGTGTTGTTCGACATTCATTACATCACCTAATTTCATTAAAAATTTTTGTGAACAAAACAGATGAGAATAGCAAACGGAGGTAAACTAGTTTGAGGTTGATTTAAAACCTAGTGCTTTCTTTAATTAAGCAAAGTTGGGGACTTACTATTTGTTTATAAGTCTCATACTGTTCAAGTGTATCAATATCTATTAATTGGTTATCATTTATATTTATTTTTAAGCCTTTTAACATTCCCGTTTTTAGAAAGCTTCTTGCCCCTTGATCACCATTTATTTTTAATAAAGAATCAAACCCCTTCTTTTGAAATAAGATTGGTGGTTTTATGGAAACCCCATCGAAAGAGGCGATAAAATCATATTCATTTGATTTTCGATCTATTAATTTGTTTATCAATTGTGAAGTAATAAACGGTTGGTCCGCTAAAAAAATGATAACAGCATCAGCTCCTACTTGCTTTGCTCTTTGAATACCTGTTCGAAGTGAATAAGATTGACCGAGATGTGCTTGCAAGCTGATAATATGTTCCCAATGAATAGAATTCGTAAGATAGGGTTCAATCGTTCGAAGCCAGGTTGGTTGAAAGTCTTTTGTGACAATGACTAAATGATTAAGCTTTGATTTAACAATTTCCTTTAATGCCATCGTTCCAAGGGAATCTCCTGCTAAAGGCAATGATAATTTACAAGTACCCATACGTGAGCTGTGGCCTGCTGCCAAGTAAATACCCACGATGTTTTCGTTATACATTTACACACCTCCTTGCTTTCTGTTTGATTAATTCAGCAACAATGCTAACAGCAATTTCATGTGGTCCTTCAGCCCCTATTGATAAACCAGCAGGTGAATGTACCCAATCTTGAACCTTTTTTCCTTGTAGCAACCTTTGCGCTCGATCTTTTGAGCCTAAAATTCCTAAGTATGATAGTTGTTTTTTTAGTAAGTACTTCACTAACTCGAGATCTTTTTGAAAGTGATGTGTCATCAACACAATTGAGTCTAAAGTTGTAAACGTATAGCTAGATAAAAATTCTTCAGGTGATAATACAACGGTTTCGGTTGCTTGAGGAAAATAATCTTTGTGACAATAGGCTGGTCTCCAATCTGCAACAATGACTCCATAGCCTGATTGTTGAGCAAGTTGTGCTAGAGGTCTAGCATCAGCTCCTGCTCCATAGATAAATAGTCTAGGTCTTGCTTGAATTTCTTGTTTAAAAAGGAGATAGTCATTCTCCATCCTTAATGTTTTTGAATGCCATTTCTCTTTTTTGGGAAAATCTCCTTTCCATCGTCCAAAGTATTCAGCATTTTCTGTATAAAAAAGATAGCCGTAAACATCACCTTCAAGAGAAAGTTGTTTAGTGTATGAGACGGATATACCATGATTAACAAGCTCTCTTACTCTTTTTAAGTGCACTAACAATTGTGGAGTTATTGATTCAATTAATACTTCTATTGTCCCGTTACATCCAACCCCCTGTCCCCAAGACAAGTCATCTTCTGCTGTTAAATCATACGTAATCAATTCAGAGCTCTTCTTATGAAAATAATCTTTACACCTTTCTTGTAAATCTTCTTCCAAGCACCCCCCACTTAACAATCCTGTTTGAACTCCATCTTCATGAAAAAGCATAGAAGATCCAGCCTTTTTATACGAAGAGCCATCCACATTAACAATCGTTGCTAAAACCATTTCCTGTGAGGATTCTGAAATGGCGTCGAGGATTTCATAAATGTCGGTACCCATCCTGCTCCTCCCTCTCTATTAAATCATCGTATCGACTCTTGATATTCTTCGTACTAATCGTTGAATAGAAGAATTTGCTTCTTTTAGTACAGTTGATTTATCAATTGTTAGTAAACGTTGATCTTCCATCACAATTTTCCCATTAATGATCGTTGTTTCTACATCTGCTCTTGTTGCAGAGTAGACAATTCTTGAAATAGGATCAACCTCTGTTGAGGGATACGTATGAAAATCATTTAAGTCTAATATCACAACATCAGCTTTTTTGCCGACTTCTAAGCTACCAATCTCCTTTTCCATTCCCATTGCAGCTGCTCCACCCATCGTTGCCATTTTGAACACTTTTTTTGCATCCATTGCCGTCGGACCATGGTCTGGCTTTTGAATAAGTGCAGTTAACCTCATTTCATTGAACATATCAAGATTATTGTTACAAGGTGCACCGTCAGCACCAATACTTAGAAATACTCCTTGATCATGCATCTCCGGAGTATTTGCAATTCCAGAAGCAAGCTTTAAGTTTGAGCCTGGACAATGACTTACCTTTACTCCTCTATCACGTATAATTCGTTTCTCTTGTTCGTCGAGCCAGATACAATGAGCCAGTAATAATCGGGGATTTGCTAAGCCAATGTGATCCAAATAAACAATATTTCTCATTCCTCGCTCACGTTCAACAATTTCAATTTCTGTTTTATTTTCTGATGCGTGCGTGTGTACCATTACTTGATACTGTTGAGAGAGATCCCGTACTTGCACTAACATCTTTTCTGAACATGAGATAACAAACCTTGGTGAAAATGCGTAATGAATACGACCATTATCAAAGAGATGCCATTTTTCTAACAAATCAACACTTTCTTGTATGGAAGAACTAGTATTCTCTAATAAAATCGATGGAACATTTGCTCCTTGATCCATCATAACTTTACCAGCTATAGCCCTAATTCCACTTTCTGCTATAGCTTGAAAAGCATAATCGGTATGCCTAACTGTTTCCATATCGATTATCGATGTTGTTCCGCTTCTAATTAATTCTCCTAAACCGAGCATTGCTGAGTAGTAAATGGATTCCTCGTCATGCGCAGCTTCAAGAGGCCAGATCTTTTTGGACAGCCAGTCTAATAGCTCAAGATCATCACCCTGCCCGCGAAAAAGTGTTTGACAAAGATGAATATGACTTTGAATGAATCCAGGAATAACCGTCTTCCCTGTTGCAT
This Metabacillus endolithicus DNA region includes the following protein-coding sequences:
- a CDS encoding nucleotidyltransferase family protein; this encodes MYNENIVGIYLAAGHSSRMGTCKLSLPLAGDSLGTMALKEIVKSKLNHLVIVTKDFQPTWLRTIEPYLTNSIHWEHIISLQAHLGQSYSLRTGIQRAKQVGADAVIIFLADQPFITSQLINKLIDRKSNEYDFIASFDGVSIKPPILFQKKGFDSLLKINGDQGARSFLKTGMLKGLKININDNQLIDIDTLEQYETYKQIVSPQLCLIKESTRF
- a CDS encoding XdhC family protein → MGTDIYEILDAISESSQEMVLATIVNVDGSSYKKAGSSMLFHEDGVQTGLLSGGCLEEDLQERCKDYFHKKSSELITYDLTAEDDLSWGQGVGCNGTIEVLIESITPQLLVHLKRVRELVNHGISVSYTKQLSLEGDVYGYLFYTENAEYFGRWKGDFPKKEKWHSKTLRMENDYLLFKQEIQARPRLFIYGAGADARPLAQLAQQSGYGVIVADWRPAYCHKDYFPQATETVVLSPEEFLSSYTFTTLDSIVLMTHHFQKDLELVKYLLKKQLSYLGILGSKDRAQRLLQGKKVQDWVHSPAGLSIGAEGPHEIAVSIVAELIKQKARRCVNV
- a CDS encoding FAD binding domain-containing protein, with protein sequence MNVEQHSTPLKSEIVVEHPISVEDAIKMKVLFEGEYVAGGTLHQIQWESGVPLPSRLINLSCIEQLKKVRFEKINDENILAIGALTTIAECIKHPDIIEHCPLLTEACRNIAAPAVRNRATIGGNVASGIGDSIPNSSCVRCESENSA
- a CDS encoding 5'-deoxyadenosine deaminase; the protein is MEILIKNAEIITMNEKSEILHGDLLIRDDRIVAIKDKIENVTADKIIDATGKTVIPGFIQSHIHLCQTLFRGQGDDLELLDWLSKKIWPLEAAHDEESIYYSAMLGLGELIRSGTTSIIDMETVRHTDYAFQAIAESGIRAIAGKVMMDQGANVPSILLENTSSSIQESVDLLEKWHLFDNGRIHYAFSPRFVISCSEKMLVQVRDLSQQYQVMVHTHASENKTEIEIVERERGMRNIVYLDHIGLANPRLLLAHCIWLDEQEKRIIRDRGVKVSHCPGSNLKLASGIANTPEMHDQGVFLSIGADGAPCNNNLDMFNEMRLTALIQKPDHGPTAMDAKKVFKMATMGGAAAMGMEKEIGSLEVGKKADVVILDLNDFHTYPSTEVDPISRIVYSATRADVETTIINGKIVMEDQRLLTIDKSTVLKEANSSIQRLVRRISRVDTMI